The Clostridium beijerinckii genomic sequence TTTTATATTAGAATTTAATATAAATCAAAAAAAAGCTTAAAGTTTATTATTTTTTACTTTAAACTTTTGATTTATTATATTATTTTAATGTTTAAAATCCATTCTTTTAACAAAGACTATAAAATATAATTATTGCAAAAGGAGGAATTTTTCATGGCTAAAGTTACTGGCGTAGTTAAATGGTTTGATACAGAAAGAGGCTATGGATTTATATCTTGTGACAAAGGAGATGATGTTTTTGTACATCATTCACAAATTAAAGATAAAGGGCCTGATAAAGATCTGCATGAAGATGAAAGTGTTACCTTCGACATTGAAAGTGGCGAAAAGGGACCTATGGCTACAAATGTTCAAAGATTATAATAAAATTATAATATAAGATTATATATATATGGATTAAATGAATTGTATCATCTACTTTTGAAAACCCAATTTTCTTAGAAAGGTGATTCTTAAGTCCAAATAGCTAAATTTATTAATATAAAATATCTAATTTAATTGCAAAAAAAGAACCCTTGTTTTAGGGTTCTTTCAACTTTAAAGTGTATTGGCTTTCTCTATATATTCTCTTAAAATTCCACATGTATGATTAAATTGTGATTTTTCTTTTTCCGTTAAGTTTATTTCAACAATTTCTTCTACTCCATTTTTGCCTAATATAACAGGTACACTTGCAAAAACATTTTCTTCACCATATTGTCCTTCTAATAATGTAGATGCAGGAAGTATTCTCTTTTCATCATGAAGTATTACTTTAACTATTTCACTTAAACCTACGCCTATTCCAAACTCTGTACATCCTTTTCCAGCTATTATCTCATATGCTGCATTTGCTGTTCTACTAGCTAACTCATCTAAATTAAGATTTCCATAAGTTTCTGGTTTTTCCTTCATCAAATCAAATAATGGTTTTCCACCAAAATACACATGTGACCATGGTACCATTTGTGAATCCCCATGTTCTCCCATGCAATATGCTTGTATAGATTTTTGATCTATGCCTGCTTCATCTGATAATATTCTTCTAAGCCTTGATGAATCTAACGTTGTTCCAGTTCCAAACACTTTGTTTTTCGGAAAACCTGTTTTTTTCCATATATAATGAGCTATTACGTCTACTGGATTTGATATAACTATAAATATACCATTAAATCCTGATTCTAGTATTGGATCTATTATAGTATTTACTTCGTTTATTGTATCTTCTAAGTAATCTAAACGTGATTTATTATCCTCTGGTGGAACTCCAAGACTTACTACTACAATATCTGCATCTTCGCAATCTTTAAAAGTTCCTTTTTTACTCTTTACATAATGAGGTAAATATGAAATTGTATCACTTAAATCAACTGCTTCTGCATTTGCTTTATTTTCTATTTTATCAATCATTACAATTTCATCACATATACCCTGTATTGCTAGAGAAAATGCACAATGTGAACCTACATTTCCACTTCCAACTATTACTATTTTCCTAGTTTTTATACTCATTTTTAATCACCATCTACTTCCATTAATAATTAGGGACATGAAATAAAATAACAAGTTCAATTTTTTTGATTGTGCATTAGTAAATTAGTCACTACTATTCAACAATACCACCTGTTGCTTTTTCAGCATTAGCTTCTATATCTGATGGAATCTTAATATTCAATTTCTTTGCAACATCTGTATTTATAACTACTTTTATTTCACTTAATTTTGTTATTTCAATTTCTGAAGGCTTCTTTCCCTCAAATATTTCTGCAGCTTCAAAGCCTGCTTCTTTTCCTAATTCATAGTAATCTATACCTAATGTTGCAAGAGCGCCCTTACTAATCGCAGCGTCTTCTGCACCAATTACAGGAATATTTTTTTCTAAACAAAGCTTACCTACTAATGTATAGCTTGAAGCTACTGTATTATCTGTTGGTGTGTATAGTGCATCAATTTCACCAAGAGCACTTGATAAGTTTTGATTTATTTCATTTGTATTAGTGACTGCTATTTCCTTTACTGTAATTCCATGTTTTTCTGCTTCAGCCTTAAATTCATTAACTTGAATTACAGCATTAGTTTCTGATGAATTATAAATTACCCCTACAGTTTTAGCATTTGGAATTAACTTTACTAATAATTCCATTTGTTTATCTACTGGAGTCTTATTTGATGTACCTGTAACATTAGTACCTGAACTCTTCCAATCCTTTGCAACTCCTGCTTTTACTGGATCTACTACTGCAGAACATACTATTGGTATATCTTTAGTAAAATTGTACGCCGCTTGAACTGCTGGTGTTGCAATTGCAAAGATTAAATCCTTCTTACTATCTGTAAATTGTTTAGATATGGTTTGTGCATTTGATTGATCACCTTGAGCATTTTGCTGCTCAATTTTTATGTTTTTTCCTTCTTCATATCCTTTTTCTTTCAGTCCATCAATAAAACCTTTATTAGTTAAATCTAATGCGTCATGTTGTACTAATTGTATAATTCCAATATTTTTTACTTCTGATGAAGTAGTTTTCTCTTTACTAGAACCTGTTGTATCTTGTCCACATCCCGAAAGCACTCCACCTACTAAAACTGTACATAATAACATTGCCAATTTTCTTTTTCCTACCATATTACTGTCCTCCTAATTTTTCACTTTCATAATTAACACATTCCTACTGTACTACTAATTTTAATATCATTATGATAATTTATTTCATATTTTCATAATGATTTGATAACACTTTACCAATCTTTTTGTTATAATATCATAATTTATAATTGTTGTAAAGTTAAGGAGACTTTTGGTAAATTTATAAAAGGGCCTGACCCTTTTATTGATGCGATTCAGTGAAAAATAATAAAGCTGAGATTTTCTAAATATAAAAAAATCTCAGCCTATAAATATGATCTTTATAATTCTGTGTACTTCTTGCTGTTACCTTTAGCTTTTTCTACTGGATATTTTTCTTCGTTTTTATCCATTTTGCTATTTATAATTTCCTCTAAATCTACTCCTAATGAATCAGCCATATGTATACAATAAACCATAACATCAGCCAACTCTTCTAAAACATGTTCTTTATTATAGTTTTCTTCATCCCATAAAAATTCTTCTAGAAGCTCTCCTGCTTCTATGGATATAGCTTTAGATAGATTGGCTGGAGTGTGGAATTGACTCCAATCTCTGTCATTTCGGAATTTTCTTATTCTATTTATTGTTTCTTTCATATTATTCACTCTTTCTATGTTTTTCCAGTTTTTATTTTTATTATAGCATATATTACATAAAATGAATTTCATAAAAATTTCTAAGTATTATATAGTCATATTATTTTTTAACCTTTATATTATTTTGTGTTGAACACAGCTCTGAGAAAAAATTCTTAACCCTGCAAAATACCTTTAAGGTGTAAAAAATGAAGAAAAGAATAAATGTTGTAGCTGCAATTATAAAAAATGAAAACAAAGAAATATTATGTTCTTTATGCTCTCCTGTTATGAATTCACCAAATCTTTTGGAGTTCCCAGGTGGTAAAATCGATTATAACCAAACTCCAAAATAATCTATTGAAATTAAATTATTCTCTTGCCTTTTTTGTTAATTTGTAGTATATTTGCAACATGATGTTTAAAAAATAATTTTTTAAGGAGGTTGAACTATGAATACAATTATATTATTTATTACATTTATAAAATTAAATACATGTACTTATTCATCTGTGAAACCTCGCGAAAGAACCGCTATGTGATATCTATCACTAACTTTTAGCATTTAACTTTTATATTATTTTGCGTTGAACACAGCTCTGAATAGCTGTGTCTTTTTTGCGTTTAAGGGTTTATAAAGTTGCTTCTTTTAACTTAGGGCATATTCAAAACTTATTATTTACCTTCATGCACCTAATTAAAAACTTTATAAATTTAAAATTTTAAACATCATACAATATCTAGGCATATTTAACTATCAGATTATTGAAATCATATGCCAAAAAGGAGGAAATTTTATGACCTTATTTAAAAATTACATTGCAAAACAATGGAAATTATTACTTTTGCCTATGTTTGCTATGATAGTTTCCATCTGTGCAGATAGCTCTTATCCTTACTTTCAAAAGATATTTATTGATAATATAATTCTTGGTCATATGGAGAATTATTTAATTATATTTTTAATAATTGTTGTTTCAGTTGCGCTAATTCATGGTTTATTTTCTTACTTAAATGAGTATTTGTTCGATAAATTTGCTCTTATAGTATGTAAAAAATTGAGACAAGATTTGTACTCTAAATTTCAATCTTTTGAATTCTCTTTTTTTGATAATAATAACACTGGTGAATTACTTTCGAGAATTATTGAAGATGTAGATGTAGTATGGGACACTCTATCCTTTGGAATGAGATTGCTATTGGAAGCAATAATACTTTTTTCAGTTTCTGCTTTTATAATGTTTAATATAAATAAAACTTTAACTATTATCTGCTTACTTGTTTTATTACCCGTTGCTTATATTGGAACAATTATGGACAAGAAGTTCTGGACTGTATATTCACAAATTAGTGACCAAACAGCCGAAATAAACTCTATAGTTCAGCAAGATGTTTCTGGTATAAGACTTGTAAAAGCTTTTGCTCGTGAAAAATATGAAATATCAAAATTTTTGAAAGTAAACAAAAAATTCTTTGATTTAAATGTTGAGCAAGCAAAAATAGTTGGGACTTATGGTCCTATAATTGAACTTTTAACAAACGCTGCACCAATTTTAATGATTGTTTATGGTGGTTATTTATGTATTCAAGGAAATTTAAGTTTTGGTAGTTTAGTAGCATTTACTAGTTATATTTTTAATCTTTCTTGGTGTGTAAAGAATTTAGGTTTTTTTATTAACTTACTTTCACAAAATAAAGCTTCTATGAGCAAGATAACTGATATTTTAGATAGAAATTCTGAAATTACTTCCAAGGAAAATGGCTATAACCCTACTGAAATTAAAGGAGATATTATATTTAAAAATGTAAGCTTTTCTTATAACAATGTTGAAGTACTTCATGATATAAATTTAAATATTCCTCACGGAAGTACTGTTGCAATAATGGGTACCACTGGATGTGGTAAAAGCACATTACTTTCTCTAATAGGCAGGTATTACGATGTGACTAAAGGAGAAATTTTAGTTGATAATGTTAATGTTAAGAACTGGAACTTAGAAACTTTAAGAGCTAATATGTCTGTTGTATTTCAAGATACTTTCTTATTTTCAGATACAATAAAAAACAATATAGACTTTGGAAGTGATAAATCTGAAAGTGCTTTAATTAAAGCTGTTAAAGATAGTGCTGCTTACTCCTTTATTAAAGAAACGCCAGAAGGTTTTGATACCATTATTGGCGAAAGAGGTCTTGGCCTATCAGGAGGACAAAAACAA encodes the following:
- a CDS encoding cold-shock protein, with amino-acid sequence MAKVTGVVKWFDTERGYGFISCDKGDDVFVHHSQIKDKGPDKDLHEDESVTFDIESGEKGPMATNVQRL
- a CDS encoding L-lactate dehydrogenase, with the protein product MSIKTRKIVIVGSGNVGSHCAFSLAIQGICDEIVMIDKIENKANAEAVDLSDTISYLPHYVKSKKGTFKDCEDADIVVVSLGVPPEDNKSRLDYLEDTINEVNTIIDPILESGFNGIFIVISNPVDVIAHYIWKKTGFPKNKVFGTGTTLDSSRLRRILSDEAGIDQKSIQAYCMGEHGDSQMVPWSHVYFGGKPLFDLMKEKPETYGNLNLDELASRTANAAYEIIAGKGCTEFGIGVGLSEIVKVILHDEKRILPASTLLEGQYGEENVFASVPVILGKNGVEEIVEINLTEKEKSQFNHTCGILREYIEKANTL
- a CDS encoding ABC transporter substrate-binding protein — translated: MVGKRKLAMLLCTVLVGGVLSGCGQDTTGSSKEKTTSSEVKNIGIIQLVQHDALDLTNKGFIDGLKEKGYEEGKNIKIEQQNAQGDQSNAQTISKQFTDSKKDLIFAIATPAVQAAYNFTKDIPIVCSAVVDPVKAGVAKDWKSSGTNVTGTSNKTPVDKQMELLVKLIPNAKTVGVIYNSSETNAVIQVNEFKAEAEKHGITVKEIAVTNTNEINQNLSSALGEIDALYTPTDNTVASSYTLVGKLCLEKNIPVIGAEDAAISKGALATLGIDYYELGKEAGFEAAEIFEGKKPSEIEITKLSEIKVVINTDVAKKLNIKIPSDIEANAEKATGGIVE
- a CDS encoding nucleotide pyrophosphohydrolase; amino-acid sequence: MKETINRIRKFRNDRDWSQFHTPANLSKAISIEAGELLEEFLWDEENYNKEHVLEELADVMVYCIHMADSLGVDLEEIINSKMDKNEEKYPVEKAKGNSKKYTEL
- a CDS encoding ABC transporter ATP-binding protein codes for the protein MTLFKNYIAKQWKLLLLPMFAMIVSICADSSYPYFQKIFIDNIILGHMENYLIIFLIIVVSVALIHGLFSYLNEYLFDKFALIVCKKLRQDLYSKFQSFEFSFFDNNNTGELLSRIIEDVDVVWDTLSFGMRLLLEAIILFSVSAFIMFNINKTLTIICLLVLLPVAYIGTIMDKKFWTVYSQISDQTAEINSIVQQDVSGIRLVKAFAREKYEISKFLKVNKKFFDLNVEQAKIVGTYGPIIELLTNAAPILMIVYGGYLCIQGNLSFGSLVAFTSYIFNLSWCVKNLGFFINLLSQNKASMSKITDILDRNSEITSKENGYNPTEIKGDIIFKNVSFSYNNVEVLHDINLNIPHGSTVAIMGTTGCGKSTLLSLIGRYYDVTKGEILVDNVNVKNWNLETLRANMSVVFQDTFLFSDTIKNNIDFGSDKSESALIKAVKDSAAYSFIKETPEGFDTIIGERGLGLSGGQKQRLAISRAILRKSPILILDDSTSALDMETEFKVLQNLKNDKKKATTFIIAHRISGVKDADIILFMKDGRIVEKGDHSSLVKAKGYYHSVYSHQFQDFEALTLEAN